One Legionella lansingensis genomic region harbors:
- a CDS encoding calcium/sodium antiporter has translation MILLLLIVSFIALLWGANNLVTGASGIAAHYHLSPLLIGFTLVAFGTSAPEIMIAITASLEGVTDITIGDAIGTNIANIGLVLGLTALIKPIRVQSTLLRREYPLLFLVMLFSYSLMLDGYLGILDGCLFLLICLLLLSYFIFVTRQQRPQKQLTLAFQHAMLAKFSLRSHVISLVLGLIVLPISAKYLISSCIEVGHLLGVSDLVMGLTLISIGTSLPELVTSIVAVIKGSDDIAIGNILGANMFNLVAVMLFPSIIHPAAISTTLLWRDVPVMFVTTFILLWINYRNKQRMARWHGGILILIYCCYMLSIIINASI, from the coding sequence ATGATTCTTTTACTTCTGATAGTCAGTTTCATTGCTTTGTTGTGGGGAGCAAATAATTTGGTTACCGGAGCATCCGGAATTGCTGCACATTACCATCTGTCACCACTACTCATTGGCTTTACCCTAGTAGCATTTGGAACCTCGGCACCAGAAATTATGATCGCCATTACAGCCTCTCTCGAAGGAGTGACGGATATTACTATTGGCGATGCCATTGGAACTAACATAGCAAATATCGGCTTAGTGTTAGGGTTAACCGCTCTTATTAAGCCCATACGCGTTCAATCCACTCTACTGCGCCGCGAATACCCATTACTTTTTTTGGTCATGCTCTTTTCTTATTCTCTCATGTTGGATGGTTACTTGGGGATTTTGGATGGCTGTCTATTTTTGCTGATATGTTTATTGCTACTTAGTTATTTCATTTTTGTCACTCGTCAACAACGCCCGCAAAAACAATTAACTCTTGCTTTTCAGCACGCCATGTTAGCCAAATTTTCGCTAAGATCACATGTAATTAGTCTAGTACTCGGTCTTATTGTACTGCCCATCAGCGCCAAATATTTAATTAGCAGTTGCATTGAAGTTGGACATCTTCTTGGTGTAAGTGATTTGGTCATGGGTTTAACGCTTATCTCGATAGGAACCAGTTTACCTGAACTCGTAACATCCATAGTAGCGGTAATAAAAGGCTCAGATGATATCGCCATTGGTAATATCTTAGGTGCCAATATGTTTAACCTCGTCGCAGTTATGCTTTTCCCCAGTATTATTCATCCAGCGGCAATCAGTACAACCCTTCTGTGGAGAGATGTACCCGTAATGTTTGTGACTACTTTTATTCTTTTATGGATCAATTATCGCAATAAACAAAGGATGGCACGCTGGCATGGTGGAATTTTAATTCTGATTTATTGTTGCTATATGCTATCGATAATTATCAACGCTAGCATTTAA
- a CDS encoding type II secretion system protein N, whose product MMKNIKFFLEAQDSKLIAAVLIFLVACFLFLWEMVSFFRSQEIVTVTTKITSVRGRESLQSNSPLFTRPLFGAYVPTNLADAEIKQSMLDVEVVGILFSNKEENSQVIIRAGGGQEKIYMIGDTLPGGAVIKRISENGVVVLHNGVLESLSLPKNELLFDAPAKPLIEE is encoded by the coding sequence ATGATGAAAAATATCAAGTTTTTTTTAGAAGCTCAAGATTCCAAATTAATAGCGGCTGTGCTAATTTTTTTAGTAGCTTGCTTCCTCTTTCTCTGGGAAATGGTCAGCTTTTTTAGATCGCAGGAAATAGTAACAGTCACCACGAAAATCACGAGTGTTCGCGGCCGAGAAAGTTTGCAGAGTAATTCACCGCTGTTTACTAGGCCTTTATTTGGAGCCTATGTTCCGACGAATTTGGCAGATGCTGAGATTAAACAGTCCATGCTGGACGTTGAGGTTGTGGGGATCCTTTTTTCTAACAAAGAGGAGAATTCACAGGTTATAATCCGTGCTGGTGGTGGACAAGAGAAAATTTACATGATTGGAGATACTTTGCCTGGTGGGGCTGTTATCAAACGAATTTCGGAAAATGGGGTGGTTGTTTTGCACAATGGAGTCCTGGAGAGTTTAAGTTTGCCAAAAAATGAATTACTCTTTGATGCTCCAGCTAAGCCGCTAATTGAGGAATAA
- the mutY gene encoding A/G-specific adenine glycosylase: MSLQEKFSLPLLSWFDHFGRKDLPWQNPRTPYRVWISEIMLQQTQVKTVIPYFNRFMDNFPEIWHLARAYEDDVLSLWSGLGYYSRARNLIKTAKIIYERYQGEFPRDLQLLISLPGIGPSTAAAITSQAFNLPTPILDGNVKRVLCRYFAVDGPPNLSSVQHHLWGLAKQCMPDKRCADYTQAIMDLGATCCTARKPDCAICPLQETCLAKLQNQVERYPNKKIKKSLPIKEQLFLLLYTAKDDIFLEKRPPVGLWGGLWCMPIIDPDTSAAAHIKELYNFDATQIQELMRIKHSFSHFHLQIAAIAILIAEPEDRISESSGKWIKISEIHRLGLAKPTMSIINYFREKRNLGRDDY; the protein is encoded by the coding sequence ATGTCCTTACAAGAGAAATTCAGCCTCCCCTTACTAAGTTGGTTCGACCATTTTGGACGAAAGGATTTACCTTGGCAAAATCCTCGTACTCCGTACAGAGTTTGGATTTCTGAGATTATGCTTCAGCAAACTCAGGTGAAAACAGTGATTCCTTACTTCAACCGTTTCATGGACAATTTTCCAGAGATTTGGCACTTAGCTCGCGCGTATGAGGATGATGTTTTATCACTCTGGTCAGGCTTAGGTTATTACAGTCGCGCGCGCAATCTAATCAAAACGGCAAAAATTATTTACGAGAGGTACCAAGGGGAATTCCCACGTGATCTGCAGTTATTGATTTCATTACCAGGTATTGGGCCCTCAACTGCAGCAGCCATTACGTCGCAAGCATTTAATTTGCCCACGCCAATATTAGACGGAAATGTTAAGCGTGTTCTTTGTCGTTACTTTGCAGTAGATGGCCCTCCAAATTTAAGCTCAGTGCAACACCACTTGTGGGGATTAGCAAAGCAATGTATGCCAGATAAACGTTGTGCTGATTATACTCAAGCAATTATGGACTTGGGAGCCACCTGTTGTACAGCTAGAAAACCTGATTGCGCTATTTGCCCATTGCAAGAAACCTGTCTAGCTAAGCTGCAAAATCAAGTTGAACGTTATCCAAATAAAAAGATCAAAAAAAGCCTTCCCATTAAAGAACAGCTCTTTTTGTTACTATATACGGCAAAGGATGATATTTTCCTTGAAAAAAGACCCCCAGTAGGCCTCTGGGGTGGACTTTGGTGTATGCCTATCATTGACCCTGATACCTCTGCCGCAGCTCATATTAAAGAATTGTACAACTTTGATGCTACCCAGATTCAAGAATTGATGAGAATAAAACATTCCTTTAGCCATTTTCATTTACAGATAGCAGCGATAGCCATCCTCATCGCAGAACCTGAAGATAGAATAAGTGAATCCTCTGGAAAATGGATTAAGATCAGTGAAATTCATCGACTTGGACTCGCCAAGCCAACGATGAGCATTATTAACTATTTTCGAGAGAAACGGAATTTGGGCCGCGACGATTACTAA
- a CDS encoding HlyD family type I secretion periplasmic adaptor subunit yields MEHQELQNYRQLQYISDVTYLEEASNTKLILKGLITVAILLLSLIIWSAFATITETTNTYGQLVPEGQIQVIQHLEGGIVNKVLVKDGDFVKKNQLLIELKTNELRAELDELESNETSLLLDSLRLKSFLDNKPANAGVWTKTLLESKYNQIKQKSEIDILVGNQVRLLNEQYRELEEIQQGLKNSLEKHNEELKELLNKKKIWEVHIKLLTEEFNMYQGLKNKSYISSKDYLTIMREMNQSQGEGATLDSKIAQTKQAIEEAGNKLQEITATTRKEALAQLAKVEADILTVDHKIEKYQEQIVRSYIRAPMAGTVKGITVFPGNVAKAADVLMEIVPEGERLIAESRIQPQDIGYIKTGAQVKVKILTYDYARFGTIDGQVSNISASTFFDEKGNPYYKAQIQLAKQYLGSPTQKKSLKSGMTVQADIITGSKTLLEYLFKPIQRSITDAFRER; encoded by the coding sequence ATGGAACATCAGGAACTACAAAACTATAGGCAATTACAATATATTTCCGATGTAACTTATTTAGAAGAAGCCAGCAATACAAAGCTGATTCTGAAAGGGCTTATAACGGTTGCGATATTGCTACTCAGTTTAATCATTTGGTCAGCTTTTGCCACAATTACCGAAACAACAAACACATACGGTCAACTCGTTCCTGAGGGTCAGATTCAAGTAATTCAACATTTAGAAGGGGGTATTGTTAATAAAGTATTGGTTAAAGATGGTGATTTCGTTAAAAAAAATCAGTTATTGATTGAGCTAAAAACGAATGAATTAAGAGCTGAACTGGATGAATTGGAAAGTAATGAAACTTCTTTGCTTCTTGATTCTTTACGCCTCAAAAGCTTTTTGGATAATAAGCCGGCCAATGCTGGTGTCTGGACAAAGACACTTCTCGAATCAAAATATAATCAGATCAAACAAAAATCTGAGATCGATATTCTCGTAGGCAATCAAGTTCGTTTACTCAATGAACAGTATCGGGAGCTAGAGGAAATACAACAAGGTCTTAAAAATAGCCTAGAGAAACATAATGAAGAATTAAAAGAATTGCTTAATAAAAAGAAAATCTGGGAAGTTCATATCAAATTATTGACCGAAGAATTTAATATGTATCAAGGTCTTAAAAATAAATCTTACATCTCTAGTAAGGACTATTTAACGATTATGCGAGAAATGAACCAATCTCAAGGGGAGGGCGCTACGTTAGATAGCAAAATAGCGCAAACAAAACAGGCTATAGAAGAAGCAGGAAACAAGCTTCAAGAAATTACAGCTACTACAAGGAAAGAGGCTTTAGCTCAATTAGCAAAGGTTGAAGCTGATATATTGACTGTTGATCATAAGATAGAAAAATATCAAGAACAGATAGTACGTTCATATATCCGCGCTCCAATGGCTGGAACAGTAAAAGGAATCACCGTATTTCCAGGAAACGTAGCTAAAGCAGCAGATGTTTTAATGGAGATTGTTCCTGAAGGAGAACGACTCATTGCAGAAAGTCGCATTCAACCACAAGATATAGGCTATATTAAGACAGGTGCTCAAGTAAAAGTTAAAATATTGACTTATGACTACGCGCGTTTTGGTACTATTGACGGACAAGTAAGCAATATTTCTGCCTCCACTTTTTTTGATGAAAAAGGAAACCCTTATTACAAAGCACAAATTCAGTTAGCAAAGCAATATTTAGGTTCTCCAACTCAAAAAAAATCTTTAAAATCAGGAATGACTGTTCAGGCCGATATTATTACTGGTTCAAAGACGTTATTAGAGTATTTATTCAAGCCTATTCAACGTTCTATTACTGATGCTTTCAGAGAAAGATAA
- a CDS encoding MFS transporter encodes MFNKQRYLLKNAAFRHFMLSCMLAMFGNGLTYIVMVWALMKFDASVVSTAILMACFWLPNVLLGPFLGVLADRCNRKHLLLLTVGLRAVCLFGFAFIAYHNYISAFAIYFLATVIGTLLAAYIPVAMTFVREIIAEEDLLYANALLDTAYEMGAVLGMGSAGLILAETSFATCFIINGACYLLATLLILLIPYYRDGKANTMKESFLMQFIQGWRYIIRRIPVLFIYLVQGLFFICYMTAPVLLAPFAKSVLHSNVMQFGWLEAMLSAGIILGGFISPWLATVFSLSKVIFGQVVLGAISFYLFSHTHNPTWATFYHFFIGFSFSSWALLTTLAQGMTDLDYQGRVQSLFNSLSGAVIIFFYYGLARWKNVPITQLYSGEIVLLILAGIILIFMAFSNRRGPNSVSLENS; translated from the coding sequence ATGTTTAATAAACAACGTTATCTTTTAAAAAATGCGGCTTTTAGGCATTTTATGCTAAGTTGCATGCTCGCGATGTTCGGCAATGGACTAACTTACATAGTTATGGTCTGGGCGCTGATGAAGTTTGACGCCTCTGTGGTTTCAACGGCGATTCTAATGGCTTGTTTTTGGCTTCCTAATGTATTACTTGGTCCTTTTTTGGGTGTTCTTGCGGATCGCTGTAATAGAAAACACTTACTTCTCCTTACCGTAGGTTTGCGAGCTGTTTGTTTGTTTGGTTTTGCCTTCATTGCTTATCATAATTATATTTCGGCGTTTGCAATCTACTTTCTTGCAACAGTCATAGGGACATTGCTAGCTGCATATATCCCAGTGGCTATGACATTTGTGCGCGAAATCATTGCTGAAGAAGATTTGTTATATGCTAATGCCTTGTTGGACACCGCTTATGAGATGGGAGCTGTTCTAGGGATGGGAAGTGCTGGGCTAATTCTTGCTGAGACGTCCTTTGCAACTTGCTTCATTATCAATGGAGCCTGTTACTTGCTGGCTACTCTTCTTATTTTGTTAATTCCTTACTATAGGGATGGGAAGGCCAATACCATGAAAGAATCATTTCTCATGCAATTTATTCAAGGATGGCGTTATATCATTCGCCGCATACCGGTACTCTTTATTTATTTAGTCCAGGGGCTCTTTTTTATTTGTTATATGACTGCTCCCGTCTTGTTGGCACCTTTTGCAAAATCAGTATTACACAGCAATGTAATGCAATTCGGTTGGCTTGAAGCCATGCTCTCAGCTGGAATTATTTTAGGTGGTTTTATAAGTCCTTGGCTGGCAACGGTGTTTTCACTATCAAAAGTCATCTTTGGGCAAGTAGTGCTAGGTGCTATTTCATTTTATCTCTTTAGCCATACACATAATCCGACGTGGGCTACTTTTTATCATTTTTTTATTGGTTTTTCTTTCTCCTCGTGGGCGTTGTTAACGACACTTGCGCAGGGGATGACAGATTTGGACTACCAAGGCAGAGTGCAATCTTTGTTTAATAGCTTATCTGGGGCGGTAATTATTTTCTTTTATTATGGATTGGCTCGCTGGAAAAATGTTCCTATTACTCAACTCTATTCAGGAGAAATTGTTTTATTAATTCTGGCTGGTATTATCTTAATTTTTATGGCATTTAGTAATCGTCGCGGCCCAAATTCCGTTTCTCTCGAAAATAGTTAA
- a CDS encoding peptidase domain-containing ABC transporter has protein sequence MHLDAKGVRAKKPYDWLSKFSWIKIWLKDSGFSLLMGAWKNDKKIVYSVLLSSLIINILNLIFPLTLLQVYDRIIPHQSIGTLIWLTILVFGSLILSAILKIVRSYVGAWADAKFEHHTGCKAFDSLLQCKLSFYEKEGSGRHLKRMTALSSLKQFYAGQALITLVDVPFIFLYLALITYVAGWLVLAPMFIIAIAFITTLNSTNLLQKKLMKRQDHDERRLNFIVETLSKIHTIKSTTMEAQMLRRFERLQKSSSAFDYQITQGSAILISDSIIFSQATIVLVAGLGSVLVFSGTLSVGILAACILLAGQCLQPVNSLLSMWGRLQTIRIAHQELQKIMTMVPEYTSGMETLRDVQGELELDGLSFRYSDKDYFILKDINLKIKPLETISITGEGLSGKSTLLSLLLKLNTPTSGRILIDGKDIVSLSPESLRHAIGYMAEQAILFKGTILQNLTMFREEYDVKARFLSRQTGLANYIEQLPDGYETKVGYQAAATLPRGLMQYIVIIRALISDPKIILFDEANIAIDIEGDRRIIELLKSLRDKHTMILVSHRPSVIAMAHRSYVLENGKLQLITEPDTSVIRYEK, from the coding sequence ATGCATCTGGATGCGAAGGGAGTGAGGGCAAAAAAGCCTTATGATTGGCTCAGCAAATTTTCTTGGATAAAGATTTGGCTAAAGGATTCAGGATTTTCTTTATTAATGGGGGCTTGGAAAAATGACAAGAAAATTGTTTATAGCGTTCTACTCTCAAGTTTGATAATAAACATTTTAAACTTAATTTTTCCACTCACATTATTACAGGTCTATGATCGAATTATCCCTCACCAATCCATTGGTACCTTAATTTGGCTTACCATATTAGTTTTTGGCTCACTTATTTTGAGCGCTATTCTGAAAATAGTTCGTTCATATGTGGGAGCATGGGCTGATGCTAAATTTGAGCACCACACTGGTTGTAAAGCCTTCGATAGTTTACTGCAATGTAAATTATCATTTTATGAAAAAGAGGGTAGTGGTAGGCATTTAAAGCGTATGACCGCCCTGAGTTCACTAAAGCAGTTTTATGCCGGGCAAGCTTTAATTACATTAGTCGATGTGCCTTTTATCTTCCTATACCTAGCTCTTATTACTTATGTGGCCGGTTGGTTAGTTCTAGCTCCTATGTTTATTATTGCGATTGCTTTTATTACAACTTTAAACAGCACGAACCTACTACAGAAAAAATTAATGAAGCGCCAAGATCATGATGAACGGCGGCTAAATTTTATTGTAGAAACGTTATCAAAAATCCACACCATAAAATCCACTACCATGGAAGCACAAATGTTGCGGCGTTTTGAACGATTACAAAAGTCCTCATCTGCTTTCGATTATCAAATCACCCAAGGAAGCGCAATCTTAATATCGGATAGTATTATATTTTCTCAAGCGACTATCGTTCTTGTAGCAGGCTTAGGTAGCGTCTTGGTCTTCAGTGGCACTTTAAGCGTAGGTATTTTGGCCGCATGTATTTTACTAGCAGGTCAATGTCTTCAACCTGTTAATTCCCTGCTGAGCATGTGGGGAAGATTACAAACAATCAGGATTGCTCACCAAGAGTTGCAGAAAATAATGACGATGGTGCCAGAATATACCTCTGGAATGGAGACGCTTAGAGATGTTCAGGGAGAATTAGAATTGGATGGCTTAAGTTTTCGCTACTCAGATAAAGATTATTTTATTCTTAAGGACATCAATTTAAAAATTAAGCCTCTAGAAACCATCAGTATCACCGGGGAAGGCTTAAGTGGGAAAAGCACTCTTTTATCATTATTACTGAAATTAAATACTCCAACGAGTGGTCGTATTTTAATTGATGGGAAAGATATTGTTTCACTGAGTCCGGAAAGCCTACGCCATGCTATTGGGTATATGGCTGAACAGGCTATTCTATTTAAAGGAACAATTCTACAAAATTTAACGATGTTCAGGGAAGAATATGATGTAAAAGCTAGATTCTTATCACGTCAGACAGGTCTTGCTAATTACATTGAGCAACTGCCAGATGGTTATGAAACAAAGGTTGGATACCAAGCAGCAGCTACTTTGCCGCGTGGTCTTATGCAGTACATCGTCATTATAAGGGCGCTTATTTCTGATCCAAAAATAATATTGTTTGATGAAGCTAATATAGCTATTGATATTGAAGGTGATAGAAGAATCATTGAGTTGCTAAAAAGCCTGCGGGATAAGCATACCATGATATTAGTTTCTCATCGTCCATCAGTCATTGCCATGGCTCATAGAAGTTATGTCTTGGAAAATGGGAAATTACAATTGATAACTGAACCCGATACTAGTGTCATCCGTTATGAAAAATAA
- a CDS encoding tetratricopeptide repeat protein — MLFSLRIALVTIILSLTQFGCASHTHHTNHTNLAAGIRSFRVQDYRKAFVRLKKEAKRGQPDAQYAVGYMYYYGQGVIEDRKRAWYWIRKAARAGQPDAVAAVAILQQQPHTIFS, encoded by the coding sequence ATGCTTTTTTCGCTGCGCATAGCTCTGGTGACCATTATTCTAAGTCTTACTCAGTTTGGCTGCGCAAGTCATACCCATCATACCAATCATACTAATCTGGCTGCAGGCATCAGAAGTTTTCGTGTACAAGATTATCGGAAAGCTTTTGTTCGCCTTAAAAAAGAAGCCAAAAGAGGACAGCCCGATGCCCAATACGCGGTAGGGTATATGTATTATTACGGTCAAGGTGTCATCGAAGATCGCAAAAGAGCTTGGTACTGGATTCGGAAGGCAGCAAGGGCTGGGCAACCTGATGCAGTTGCTGCTGTTGCCATTCTACAGCAACAGCCCCATACCATTTTTAGCTGA
- a CDS encoding peptidase domain-containing ABC transporter, with translation MKNKPAYANSLMPLLDALNWQGNYRQLQESLPHFSEINSLRVFLEVFENLQFDIKNLGLSKSGIDERILPALLVTERDEVFVLLERSGFNYKLFNGQLNQLQVIEEEKFQEYFQKGTLYIFKSKEKIEISTHGGGWFWSSVKRNKALLYSALFLSFILNLLMLSTSIFVIAIYDYVINASSYVMLSEFVIGIILALVGMSLIYKIRAQHLSLLGAYFNSAIGNQIMDQLLYLAPSYTETATVGAQIARIKDFDRLREFVSGPMLNVFFDLPFILIGLSLIAFLGGSLAFIPLAALLLFLLSSYLISIKINQTILESAKNFSSLQEFLLESIESLRVIKYTNRVRDWSQRYREASAKTNLANIKLTFYDAINNTISEFILMSSGITVLAIGALKAMNGSINVGELLGIMMIVWRILSPMKSIVTSLPRLLQLNTSVHQIEKLMSLPSEATQIAQVKKGRIVFRGDIDFMRVSMRYPNAYNPSLLGVTFSIDAGSFVVITGRNGSGKTTILKVLLGLYAPQAGAILIDGQDIRQLNPIDLRSSVGYLPQNPELFFGTIESNLRLGNPVASEDDIANAAKKAGILDTILELPEQFKTKIHDQNRQNLSTSFVQSLCLARAYLRDSPILLLDEPGNTLDEVADEQLIKYLTSLHGKKTVIMVSHRPSHWRKVDKIFLMDQGQLVLQGPPNEVIPRLQIIQK, from the coding sequence ATGAAAAATAAACCTGCCTATGCCAATAGCTTAATGCCTTTACTGGATGCCTTAAATTGGCAAGGCAATTATCGACAACTTCAAGAATCATTACCTCATTTTTCTGAAATTAACTCTCTAAGAGTTTTTCTTGAGGTTTTCGAGAATTTGCAATTTGATATTAAAAACCTCGGTCTAAGTAAATCTGGGATTGACGAGCGTATTTTACCCGCTCTTCTTGTTACTGAGCGTGATGAAGTATTTGTTCTTCTAGAACGTTCTGGTTTTAACTATAAGTTATTTAATGGACAACTTAACCAACTGCAAGTCATTGAAGAAGAGAAGTTTCAAGAGTACTTTCAAAAAGGTACGCTATATATTTTTAAATCCAAAGAAAAAATTGAGATCTCCACCCATGGTGGGGGTTGGTTTTGGAGCTCAGTAAAGAGAAATAAGGCTTTATTATACAGCGCCCTTTTTCTGAGTTTTATTCTAAATTTGCTGATGTTATCCACCTCCATTTTTGTAATAGCTATTTATGACTATGTAATAAATGCTTCTTCTTATGTAATGCTGAGCGAGTTTGTTATAGGAATTATATTAGCTCTCGTGGGGATGTCTTTAATTTATAAAATCAGGGCGCAACATCTGTCCTTATTGGGTGCATATTTTAATTCAGCAATTGGTAACCAAATAATGGACCAACTTTTATATCTTGCTCCCTCATATACGGAAACAGCGACTGTAGGGGCACAAATTGCCAGAATAAAAGATTTTGATAGATTGCGCGAATTCGTTTCTGGTCCAATGCTCAATGTTTTTTTTGATTTGCCATTTATTTTGATTGGTTTGTCTTTGATTGCTTTCTTAGGCGGTAGCCTCGCTTTTATTCCTTTGGCAGCTCTGCTGTTATTCCTTTTAAGTTCCTATCTGATTTCCATTAAAATCAATCAAACAATTCTTGAATCTGCAAAAAATTTCTCTTCATTACAAGAGTTTTTACTTGAATCCATTGAATCACTGAGAGTCATTAAATACACCAATCGAGTTCGAGATTGGAGTCAAAGGTATCGCGAAGCCTCCGCTAAAACAAACTTGGCAAATATTAAACTTACTTTTTATGACGCTATCAATAACACAATTTCTGAATTTATTTTAATGAGTTCAGGTATAACTGTCCTCGCTATTGGTGCATTAAAAGCGATGAATGGAAGTATCAATGTAGGCGAATTGCTCGGTATTATGATGATTGTATGGCGAATTCTAAGTCCCATGAAATCCATAGTGACCTCACTTCCTAGACTTTTACAATTAAATACGAGCGTGCATCAAATTGAAAAATTAATGAGTTTGCCATCTGAGGCCACTCAAATCGCTCAGGTCAAAAAGGGAAGGATTGTTTTTCGTGGTGATATTGATTTTATGCGTGTAAGTATGCGTTATCCGAATGCTTACAATCCCAGTCTACTCGGTGTTACTTTCTCTATCGATGCGGGAAGCTTTGTTGTCATTACAGGACGAAATGGTTCAGGGAAGACCACTATATTGAAAGTTTTATTAGGATTATATGCACCTCAAGCTGGAGCCATCTTAATTGACGGTCAGGATATACGGCAGTTAAATCCTATCGATTTGCGTTCTAGTGTTGGTTATTTGCCCCAAAACCCTGAACTCTTTTTTGGCACTATCGAAAGCAATTTGCGACTAGGCAATCCAGTAGCAAGTGAAGATGACATAGCAAATGCTGCAAAAAAAGCAGGAATTTTGGATACCATTCTTGAACTGCCTGAACAGTTTAAGACAAAAATACATGATCAAAATCGACAAAATTTATCAACCAGTTTCGTTCAATCTTTATGTTTAGCACGTGCCTATTTACGCGATTCGCCGATATTATTACTTGATGAGCCTGGGAATACTTTAGATGAAGTTGCAGATGAACAACTGATAAAGTATCTAACTTCTTTGCATGGGAAGAAAACTGTTATCATGGTATCTCACAGGCCTTCACATTGGCGTAAGGTAGATAAGATTTTTTTAATGGATCAAGGGCAGCTTGTATTACAAGGTCCCCCTAATGAAGTTATTCCTAGACTGCAAATTATTCAAAAATAG